gcctgtgccagtgcctgtgccagtgcctgtgcctgtgcctgtgcctgtgccagtgccagtgcctgtgcctgtgcctgtgcctgtgcctgtgcctgtgccagtgcctgtgcctgtgcctgtgcctgtgcctgtgcctgtgccagtgcctgtgcctgtgcctgtgcctgtgcctgtgcctgtgcctgtgccagtgcctgtgcctgtgcctgtgccagtgcctgtgcctgtgcctgtgcctgtgcctgtgcctgcctgtgcctgtgccagtgcctgtgcctgtgcctgtgccagtgcctgtgcctgtgcctgtgcctgtgcctgtgcctgtgcctgtgcctgtgcctgtgcctgtgcctgtgcctgtgcctgtgccagtgcctgtgccagtgcctgtgcctgtgcctgtgcctgtgcctgtgcctgtgcctgtgccagtgccagtgcctgtgcctgtgcctgtgcctgtgtgcctgtgcctgtgcctgtgcctgtgcctgtgcctgtgcctgtgcctgtgcctgtgcctgtgcctgtgcctgtgcctgtgcctgtgcctgtgccagtgcctgtgcctgtgccagtgcctgtgcctgtgcctgtgcctgtgccagtgcctgtgcctgtgccctgtgcctgtgcctgtgcctgtgccagtgcctgtgccagtgcctgtgccagtgcctgtgcctgtgccagtgcctgtgcctgtgccagtgcctgtgcctgtgcctgtgtgccagtgcctgtgcctgtgccagtgcctgtgccagtgcctgtgcctgtgccagtgccagtgcctgtgcctgtgcctgtgcctgtgccagtgccagtgcctgtgcctgcctgtgcctgtgcctgtgcctgtgcctgtgcctgtgccagtgcctgtgcctgtgcctgtgcctgtgccagtgcctgtgcctgtgcctgcccctgtgccagtgcctgtgcctgtgcctgtgcctgtgcctgtgcctgtgcctgtgcctgtgatgcctgtgcctgtgcctgtgccaatgccggtgcctgtgcctgtgcctgtgcctgtgcctgtgcctgtgccagtgcctgtgcctgtgcctgtgccagtgcctgtgcctgtgcctgtgcctgtgcctgtgcctgtgccagtgccagtatgcctgtgcctgtgcctgtgcctgtgcctgtgccagtgcctgtgcctgtgcctgtgcctgtgcctgtgccagtgcctgtgcctgtgcctgtgcctgtgcctgtgcctgtgccagtgcctgtgcctgtgcctgtgcctgtgcctgtgcctgtgcgcatgccagtgcctgtgcctgtgccagtgcctgtgcctgtgcctgtgcctgtgcctgatgcctgtgcctgtgcctgtgcctgtgccagtgcctgtgcctgtgcctgtgcctgtgcctgtgccagtgcctgtgcctgtgcctgtgccagtgcctgtgcctgtgcctgtgccagtgcctgtgccagtgccagtgccagtgcctgtgcctgtgcctgtgcctgtgcctgtgcctgtgcctgtgcctgtgccagtgcctgtgccagtgcctgtgcctgtgcctgtgcctgtgcctgtgccatatgcctgtgcctgtgcctgtgcctgtgccagtgcctgtgcctgtgcctgtgcctgtgccagtgtgtgcctgtgcctgtgcctgtgcctgtgcctgtgcctgtgcctgtgcctgtgcctgtgcctgtgccagtgcctgtgcctgtgcctgtgcctgtgcctgtgccagtgcctgtgcctgtgccagtgcctgtgcctgtgcctgtgccagtgcctgtgcctgtgcctgtgcctgtgccagtgcctgtgccagtgcctgtgcctgtgcctgtgcctgtgcctgtgccagtgccagtgcctgtgcctgtgcctgtgcctgtgcctgtgccagtgcctgtgcctgtgcctgtgcctgtgccagtgcctgtgcctgtgcctgtgcctgtgcctgtgcctgtgcctgtgcctgtgcctgtgccagtgcctgtgcctgtgcctgtgcctgtgcctgtgcctgtgcctgtgcctgtgcctgtgcctgtgcctgtgcctgtgcctgtgcctgtgccagtgcctgtgccagtgccagtgcctgtgcctgtgcctgtgcctgtgcctgtgccagtgcctgtgcctgtgcctgtgcctgtgccagtgcctgtgcctgtgcctgtgccagtgccagtgcctgtgcctgtgcctgtgccagtgccagtgcctgtgcctgtgcctgtgcctgtgcctgtgccagtgcctgtgcctgtgccagtgcctgtgccaatgcctgtgccagtgcctgtgcctgtgcctgtgcctgtgcctgtgcctgccagtgcctgtgcctgtgcctgtgcctgtgcctgtgcctgtgcctgtgcctgtgcctgtgccagtgcctgtgcctgtgcctgtgcctgtgcctgtgcctgtgcctgtgcctgtgccagtgcctgtgcctgtgcctgtgccagtgcctgtgcctgtgcctgtgccagtgcctgtgccctgtgcctgtgcctgtgcctgtgcctgtgccagtgcctgtgcctgtgcctgtgcctgtgccatgcCAGTgccctgtgcctgtgcctgtgcctgtgcctgtgcctgtgccagtgcctgtgccagtgcctgtgcctgtgcctgtgcctgtgcctgtgccagtgcctgtgcctgtgccagtgccagtgcctgtgcctgtgcctgtgcctgtgcctgtgcctgtgccagtgcctgtgccagtgcctgtgcctgtgcctgtgcctgtgcctgtgccagtgcctgtgcctgtgcctgtgcctgtgcctgtgcctgtgcctgtgcctgtgcctgtgcctgtgcctgtgcctgtgcctgtgcctgtgccagtgccggtgcctgtgcctgtgccagtgtgcctgtgcctgtgcctgtgcctgtgcctgtgcctgtgccagtgcctgtgcctgtgccagtgcctgtgccagtgcctgtgcctgtgcctgtgcctgtgcctgtgccagtgcctgtgcctgtgccagtgcctgtgcctgtgccagtgcctgtgcctgtgcctgtgcctgtgcctgtgcctgtgcctgtgcctgtgcctgtgcctgtgcctgtgcctgtgcctgtgcctgtgccagtgccagtgcctgtgcctgtgccagtgcctgtgccagtgcctgtgcctgtgcctgtgcctgtgcctgtgccagtgcctgtgcctgtgcctgtgcctgtgccagtgcctgtgcctgtgcctgtgcctgtgccagtgcctgtgcctgcctgccatgcctgtgcctgtgtgcctgtgcctgtgcctgtgcctgtgcctgtgcctgtgcctgtgcctgtgcctgtgcctgtgcctgtgcctgtgcctgtgccaatgcctgtgcctgtgcctgtgccagtgcctgtgccagtgcctgtgccagtgcctgtgcctgtgcctgtgccagtgccatgccagtgcctgtgcctgtgccagtgcctgtgcctgtgcctgtgccagtgcctgtgccagtgcctgtgcctgtgccagtgcctgtgcctgtgccagtgcctgtgcctgtgcctgtgccatgcctgtgcctgtgcctgtgccagtgccagtgcctgtgcctgtgcctgtgcctgtgcctgtgccagtgcctgtgcctgtgcctgtgcctgtgcctgtgcctgtgcctgtgcctgtgcctgtgcctgtgcctgtgccagtgcctgtgcctgtgcctgtgcctgtgcctgtgcctgtgcctgtgcctgtgcctgtgcctgtgcctgtgccagtgcctgtgcctgtgcctgtgccagtgcctgtgcctgtgcctgtgccagtgcctgtgcctgtgcctgtgcctgtgcctgtgcctgtgcctgtgcctgtgccagtgcctgtgcctgtgccagtgcctgtgcctgtgcctgtgcctgtgccagtgcctgtgccagtgcctgtgcctgtgccagtgcctgtgcctgtgccagtgcctgtgcctgtgcctgtgccagtgcctgtgcctgtgcctgtgcctgtgcctgtgcctgtgcctgtgccagtgcctgtgcctgtgcccctgcctgtgcctgtgccagtgcctgtgcctgtgcctgtgcctgtgcctgtgcctgtgcctgtgcctgtgcctgtgcctgtgcctgtgccagtgcctgtgccagtgcctgtgccaatgcctgtgcctgtgccagtgcctgtgcctgtgcctgtgcctgtgcctgtgcctgtgcctgtgcctgtgcctgtgccagtgcctgtgccagtgcctgtgcctgtgcctgtgccagtgcctgtgcctgtgcctgtgcctgtgcctgtgcctgtgcctgtgcctgtgcctgtgccagtgcctgtgccagtgcctgtgcctgtgcctgtgcctgtgcctgtgcctgtgcctgtgcctgtgcctgtgcctgtgcctgtgcctgtgcctgtgcctgtgcctgtgcctgtgcctgtgccagtgcctgtgcctgtgcctgtgcctgtgcctgtgcctgtgcctgtgcctgtgcctgtgcctgtgcctgtgcctgtgcctgtgcctgtgcctgtgcctgtgccagtgcctgtgcctgtgcctgtgccagtgccagtgcctgtgcctgtgcctgtgccagtgcctgtgcctgtgcctgtgcctgtgcctgtgcctgtgccagtgcctgtgcctgtgccagtgcctgtgcctgtgcctgtgcctgtgcctgtgcctgtgcctgtgctgcctgtgcctgtgcctgtgccagtgcctgtgccagtgcctgtgcctgtgcctgtgcctgtgcctgtgcctgtgcctgtgcctgtgcctgtgcctgtgcctgtgcctgtgcctgtgcctgtgcctgtgcctgtgcctgtgcctgtgcctgtgcctgtgcctgtgcctgtgccagtgcctgtgcctgtgcctgtgcctgtgcctgtgccagtgcctgtgcctgtgcctgtgcctgtgcctgtgccagtgcctgtgcctgtgcctgtgcctgtgcctgtgcctgtgcctgtgcctgtgccagtgcctgtgcctgtgccagtgcctgtgcctgtgcctgtgcctgtgcctgtgcctgtgccagtgcctgtgcctgtgccagtgcctgtgccagtgcctgtgcctgtgcctgtgcctgtgcctgtgcctgtgcctgtgcctgtgcctgtgcctgtgcctgtgccagtgcctgtgcctgtgcctgtgcctgtgcctgtgcctgtgcctgtgccagtgcctgtgcctgtgcctgtgcctgtgcctgtgcctgtgccagtgcctgtgcctgtgcctgtgcctgtgcctgtgcctgtgcctgtgcctgtgcctgtgcctgtgcctgtgcctgtgcctgtgccagtgcctgtgccagtgcctgtgccagtgcctgtgcctgtgcctgtgcctgtgcctgtgcctgtgctgtgccagtgcctgtgcctgtgcctgtgcctgtgcctgtgcctgtgcctgtgcctgtgcctgtgcctgtgcctgtgcctgtgcctgtgcctgtgcctgtgcctgtgcctgtgcctgtgcctgtgcctgtgcctgtgcctgtgcctgtgcctgtgccagtgcctgtgcctgtgcctgtgcctgtgcctgtgccagtgcctgtgcctgtgcctgtgcctgtgcctgtgcctgtgccagtgcctgtgctgtgcctgtgcctgtgcctgtgcctgtgcctgtgcctgtgcctgtgccagtgccctgtgcctgtgcctgtgccagtgcctgtgcctgtgcctgtgcctgtgcctgtgcctgtgccagtgcctgtgcctgtgcctgtgcctgtgcctgtgcctgtgcctgtgcctgtgccagtgcctgtgcctgtgcctgtgcctgtgcctgtgcctgtgccagtgcctgcctgtgcctgtgcctgtgcctgtgcctgtgcctgtgcctgtgcctgtgcctgtgccagtgcctgtgccagtgcctgtgcctgtgcctgtgcctgtgcctgtgcctgtgcctgtgcctgtgcctgtgcctgtgcctgtgccagtgcctgtgccagtgcctgtgcctgtgcctgtgccagtgcctgtgccagtgcctgtgctgtgcctgtgccagtgcctgtgccagtgcctgtgcctgtgcctgtgcctgtgcctgtgcctgtgcctgtgccagtgcctgtgcctgtgcctgtgcctgtgcctgtgcctgtgcctgtgccagtgcctgtgcctgtgcctgtgcctgtgcctgtgcctgtgcctgtgcctgtgcctgtgcctgtgcctgtgcctgtgcctgtgcctgtgcctgtgcctgtgcctgtgcctgtgcctgtgcctgtgcctgtgcctgtgcctgtgcctgtgcctgtgcctgtgcctgtgcctgtgccctgtgcctgtgcctgtgcctgtgccagtgcctgtgccatgcctgtgccagtgccagtgccagtgcctgtgcctgtgcctgtgcctgtgcctgtgcctgtgcctgtgccagtgcctgtgcctgtgcctgtgcccagtgcctgcctgtgcctgtgccagtgccagtgcctgtgcctgtgcctgtgcctgtatGCCTGTGcctgcctgtgccagtgcctgtgccagtgcctgtgccagtgcctgtgcctgtgcctgtgcctgtgcctgtgcctgtgccagtgcctgtgcctgtgcctgtgcctgtgccagtgcctgtgcctgtgccagtgcctgtgcctgtgcctgtgccagtgcctgtgcctgtgcctgtgcctgtgccagtgcctgtgcctgtgccagtgcctgtgcccagtgcctgtgcctgtgccagtgcctgtgcctgtgccagtgcctgtgcctgtgcctgtgcctgtgcctgtgcctgtgcctgtgcctgtgctagtgcctgtgccagtgcctgtgcctgtgcctgtgcctgtgcctgtgcctgtgcctgtgcctgtgcctgtgcctgtgcctgtgcctgtgcctgtgcctgtgcctgtgcctgtgcctgtgcctgtgcctgtgcctgtgcctgtgcctgtgccagtgcctgtgcctgtgccagtgcctgtgcctgtgcctgtgccagtgcctgtgcctgtgcctgtgcctgtgccagtgcctgtgcctgtgccagtgcctgtgcctgtgccagtgcctgtgcctgtgcctgtgcctgtgccagtgcctgtgccagtgcctgtgcctgtgcctgtgcctgtgccagtgcctgtgccagtgcctgtgcctgtgcctgtgccagtgcctgtgccagtgcctgtgcctgtgcctgtgcctgtgcctgtgccagtgcctgtgcctgtgcctgtgcctatGCCTGTGCCATaccctgtgccagtgcctgtgccagtgcctgtgcctgtgcctgtgcctgtgccagtgcctgtgcctgtgcctgtgcctgtgcctgtgcctgtgccagtgcccactgtgcctgtgcctgtgcctgtgcctgtgcctgtgccagtgcctgtgcctgtgccagtgccagtgcctgtgcctgtgcctgtgcctgtgcctgtgccagtgcctgtgcctgtgcctgtgcctgtgccagtgcctgtgccagtgcctgtgcctgtgcctgtgcctgtgccagtgcctgtgcctgtgcctgtgccagtgtgcctgtgcctgtgcctgtgcctgtgcctgtgcctgtgccagtgcctgtgcctgtgcctgtgcctgtgcctgtgcctgtgcctgtgccagtgcctgtgtgcctgtgcctgtgcctgtgcctgtgcctgtgccagtgccagtgcctgtgcctgtgccagtgcctgtgcctgtgcctgtgcctgtgccagtgcctgtgcctgtgcctgtgcctgtgcctgtgcctgtgcctgtgcctgtgcctgtgcctgtgcctgtgcctgtgcctgtgcctgtgcctgtgcctgtgcctgtgcctgtgccagtgcctgtgcctgtgcctgtgcctgtgcctgtgcctgtgcctgtgcctgtgcctgtgccccatatgcctgtgcctgtgcctgtgcctgtgcctgtgcctgcctgtgcctgtgccagtgcctgtgcctgtgccagtgcctgctgtgcctgtgcctgtgcctgtgcctgtgcctgtgccagtgcctgtgcctgtgcctgtgcctgtgcctgtgcctgtgcctgtgcctgtgcctgtgcctgtgcctgtgcctgtgcctgtgcctgtgcctgtgcctgtgcctgtgcctgtgccagtgcctgtgcctgtgcctgtgccagtgcctgtgccagtgcctgtgcctgtgcctgtgcctgtgcctgtgccagtgcctgtgcctgtgcctgtgccagtgcctgtgcctgtgcctgtgcctgtgcctgtgcctgtgcctgtgcctgtgccagtgcctgtgccagatgcctgtgcctgtgcctgtgcctgtgcctgtgcctgtgccaatgcctgtgcctgtgcctgtgccagtactgtgccagtgcctgtgcctgtgcctgtgcctgtgcctgtgcctgtgcctgtgcctgtgcctgtgcctgtgccagtgcctgtgcctgtgccagtgcctgtgcctgtgcctgtgcctgtgcctgtgcctgtgcctgtgcctgtgcctgtgccagtgcctgtgcctgtgcctgtgccaatgtgcctgtgcctgtgcctgtgcctgtgcctgtgccagtgcctgtgccagtgcctgtgccagtgcctgtgcctgtgcctgtgcctgtgcctgtgcctgtgcctgtgcctgtgcctgtgccctgtgccagtgcctgtgcctgtgcctgtgccagtgcctgtgcctgcctgtgcctgtgcctgtgcctgtgccagtgcctgtgcctgtgcctgtgcctgtgcctgtgcctgtgccagtgcctgtgcctgtgcctgtgcctgtgccagtgcctgtgcctgcctgtgcctgtgcctgtgcctgtgccagtgcctgtgcctgtgcctgtgcctgtgccagtgcctgtgccagtgcctggcctgtgcctgtgcctgtgcctgtgcctgtgcctgtgcctgtgcctgtgcctgtgcctgtgcctgtgcctgtgcctgtgccagtgcctgtgcctgtgcctgtgcctgtgcctgtgcctgtgccagtgcctgtgcctgtgcctgtgcctgtgcctgtgcctgtgcctgtgcctgtgcctgtgcctgtgccagtgcctgtgccagtgcctgtgccagtgcctgtgccagtgcctgtgcctgtgcctgtgcctgtgcctgtgcctgtgccagtgccagtgcctgtgcctgtgcctgtgcctggcctgcctgtgcctgtgcctgtgccagtgccagtgcctgtgcctgtgcctgtgccagtgcctgtgcctgtgccagtgcctgtgcctgtgccagtgcctgtgcctgtgcctgtgcctgtgcctgtgcctgtgcctgtgcctgtgccagtgcctgtgccagtgcctgtgcctgtgcctgtgcctgtgcctgtgcctgtgcctgtgcctgtgcctgtgcctgtgccagtgcctgtgcctgtgccagtgcctgtgcctgtgccagtgcctgtgcctgtgcctgtgccagtgccagtGTGCCTGATGccatgcctgtgcctgtgcctgtgcctgtgcctgggtatgcctgtgcctgtgctatgcctgtgcctgtgccagtgcctgtgccagtgcctgtgtgccagtgccagtgcctgtgccagtgcctgtgcctgtgccagtgcctgtgcctgtgcctgtgcctgtgccatgcctgtgcctgtgcctgtgcctgtgcctgtgccagtgcctgtgcctgtgcctgtgcctgtgcctgtgccagtgcctgtgccaatgcctgtgcctgtgccagtgcctgtgcctgtgcctgtgccagtatGATGGGCCACCTGTGCCTGTGCCTgggccagtgcctgtgcctgtgcctgtgcctgtgcctgtgcctgtgccagtacccatgcctgtgcctgtgcctgtgcctgtgcctgtgcctgtgccagtgcctgtgccagtgccagtgcctataatgcctgtgcctgtgcctgtgcctgtgccagtgcctgtgcctgtgcctgtgcctgtgccagtgcctgtgccagtgcctgtgcctgtgcctgtgcctgtgcctgtgcctgtgcctgtgcctgtgcctgtgccagtgcctgtgcctgtgcctgtgcctgtgccagtgcctgtgcctgtgcctgtgcctgtgccagtgcctgtgcctgtgctgtgcctgtgcctgtgcctgtgcctgtgcctgtgcagtgcctgtgcctgtgcctgtgcctgtgcctgtgcctgtgcctgtgcctgtgcctgtgcctgtgcctgtgcctgtgcctgtgcctgtgcctgtgcctgtgcctgtgcctgtgcctgcctgcctgtgccagtgcctgtgcctgtgcctgtgcctgtgcctgtgcctgtgcctgtgcctgtgccagtgcctgtgcctgtgcctgtgcctgtgcctgtgcctgtgccagtgccagtgcctgtgcctgtgccagtgcctgcatatgcctgtgcctgtgcctgtgcctgtgccagtgccagtgcctgtgccagtgccagtgccagtgcctgtgcctgtgcctgtgcctgtgcctgtgccagtgcctgtgccagtgctgtgcctgtgcctgtgcctgtgccagtgcctgtgcctgtgccagtgcctgtgcctgtgcctgtgcctgtgccagtgccagtgcctgtgcctgtgcctgtgcctgtgccagtgcctgtgcctgtgcctgtgcctgtgcctgtgcctgtgcctgtgcctgtgccagtgcctgtgccagtgccctgtgcctgtgcctgtgcctgtgcctgtgcctgtgcctgtgccagtgccagtgcctgtgcctgtgccagtgcctgtgcctgtgcctgtgcctgtgcctgtgcctgtgcctgtgcctgtgcctgtgcctgtgcctgtgcctgtgccagtgcctgtgcctg
This is a stretch of genomic DNA from Oncorhynchus nerka isolate Pitt River unplaced genomic scaffold, Oner_Uvic_2.0 unplaced_scaffold_1310, whole genome shotgun sequence. It encodes these proteins:
- the LOC135568948 gene encoding keratin-associated protein 5-5-like, with the translated sequence PVMPACASACACACASLCHACACACACASALPVPCACACACACASACACACACAMPVPCACACACACACASACASACACALPACACASASACACACACMPVPACASACASACASACACACACACALPVPVPVPVPVPVPVPVPVPVPVPMPVPYPVPVPVPVPVPVPVPVACACASACACASACACACASASVPDAMPVPVPVPVPGACANACACASACACACASMMGHLCLCLGQCLCLCLCLCLCLCHACACASACACASRVPPVPVPVPVDDASACACASACACALPVPVPVPVPVPVPVPVPVPGPWACACASACACASACACACACACACACTNTCTNAYTNACTSACACACTCA